A DNA window from Chlamydia felis Fe/C-56 contains the following coding sequences:
- the bamA gene encoding outer membrane protein assembly factor BamA, with amino-acid sequence MFIMRNKVILRFTVLALIQAPIALTAKATETVKEGYTIVESITITTEGENSINKHPLPKLKTKSGALFSQADFDEDLRNLSKDYDRVEPKVDFSNGKTTISLLLVAKPCIRKICITGNEAVPNHKILKTLQIYENSVFDREKFLKNFDELRVYYLKRGYFESNLCYDLDHNEHQGYIDITVRVQEGSCGRIKTFKINGLSKSEKADVQEIILTKQHSKTTSWFTGSGLYHPDIVEQDALAITNYLHNLGYADATVTPRREVDECGNIVLYMDVEKGPLYTLGHVHIEGFDVLPRRLVEKQLSAGPNDIYCPENIWDGAQKIKNTYAKYGYINTNVDITFSPHASRSVYDITYQVSEGSPYKVGLIKITGNTHTKHDVILHESSLFPGDTFNKLKLEDTEQRLRNTGYFQSVSVYTARSQLDPLDNAEEYRDIFVEVKETTTGNLGLFLGFSSLDNLFGGIELSESNFDLLGFRHLFSKGFKCLRGGGEYLFLKANFGDKVTDYTLKWTKPHFLNTPWILGVELDKSINRALSKDYSVETYGGNVSTTYILNQQLKYGIYYRGTQTSLHKKKKDQEGPDIAANKGFVSAAGVNLNFDSINNPRNPTTGVRSGINFEVSGLGGTYHFTKLSVNSSIYRKLTRKGVLKIKGEAQFLKPFGNTTIEGIPISERFFLGGETTVRGYKPFIIGPKFSPTEPQGGLSSLLLTEEFQYPLINQPSVSAFVFLDAGFIGLKEYTIRLKDLCSSAGFGLRFDVMNNVPVMLGFGWPFRPTEMFDGEKIDVSQRFFFALGGVF; translated from the coding sequence ATGTTCATAATGCGAAATAAAGTTATTCTGCGATTTACTGTTTTGGCTCTAATCCAAGCCCCAATAGCTCTAACAGCTAAGGCTACAGAAACAGTTAAAGAAGGATACACAATAGTTGAATCTATTACGATTACAACAGAGGGTGAAAATTCTATAAACAAACATCCACTACCGAAATTAAAAACGAAAAGTGGAGCTTTGTTTTCTCAAGCAGATTTTGATGAAGACTTACGCAATCTATCCAAGGATTACGATAGAGTAGAACCAAAAGTTGATTTTTCCAATGGAAAGACCACTATTTCCCTACTTCTTGTGGCCAAGCCCTGCATTCGAAAGATTTGCATTACGGGAAATGAAGCCGTTCCTAATCACAAAATTCTTAAAACTCTGCAAATCTACGAAAATAGCGTATTCGACAGAGAAAAGTTCTTGAAAAACTTCGATGAACTTAGAGTTTACTATCTTAAACGTGGCTATTTTGAATCTAATCTCTGTTATGACCTAGATCATAATGAACATCAGGGCTATATCGACATAACTGTTCGGGTTCAGGAAGGTTCTTGCGGAAGGATTAAAACATTTAAAATTAATGGCCTCAGCAAAAGTGAAAAGGCTGACGTCCAAGAAATCATTCTCACCAAGCAGCATTCCAAAACTACAAGTTGGTTTACAGGAAGCGGCTTATATCATCCTGATATTGTTGAACAGGATGCTCTAGCCATCACCAACTATCTACATAACTTAGGTTATGCAGATGCAACAGTTACCCCACGACGAGAAGTCGATGAGTGTGGAAATATTGTACTCTACATGGATGTAGAAAAAGGTCCTCTTTATACCTTAGGCCACGTACATATTGAAGGATTTGATGTTTTGCCTAGACGACTTGTAGAAAAACAATTGTCGGCAGGTCCTAATGACATATATTGCCCTGAAAACATCTGGGACGGTGCTCAGAAAATTAAAAATACATATGCTAAATATGGCTATATCAACACCAACGTTGACATAACATTCTCCCCTCATGCATCACGTTCTGTCTATGATATAACTTACCAAGTAAGCGAGGGGTCCCCTTATAAAGTTGGTTTAATCAAAATCACGGGAAACACTCATACAAAGCATGATGTTATCTTACATGAGAGCAGTCTCTTCCCAGGGGATACTTTTAACAAGTTAAAACTGGAGGATACAGAACAACGTTTAAGAAATACTGGTTATTTTCAAAGCGTTAGTGTTTACACAGCACGTTCTCAATTAGATCCTTTGGATAATGCTGAAGAATACCGTGATATCTTTGTAGAAGTTAAGGAAACCACAACAGGAAACTTGGGATTGTTTTTAGGATTTAGTTCCTTAGACAATTTATTCGGGGGAATAGAACTTTCTGAAAGCAATTTCGATCTTCTAGGTTTCAGACACTTGTTTTCTAAGGGATTTAAATGCTTAAGAGGCGGTGGAGAATATCTATTCTTAAAAGCCAACTTTGGGGATAAGGTCACTGACTATACCCTAAAATGGACCAAACCTCACTTTTTAAATACTCCATGGATTTTAGGTGTGGAACTTGATAAATCTATCAATAGAGCACTTTCTAAAGATTATTCCGTTGAGACTTATGGTGGAAATGTCAGCACTACATATATCTTAAATCAACAACTGAAATACGGAATCTATTACCGTGGCACTCAAACCAGTTTACATAAAAAGAAAAAGGATCAAGAGGGACCAGATATCGCAGCCAATAAAGGTTTCGTATCAGCTGCTGGAGTAAACTTAAATTTCGACTCCATAAATAACCCAAGAAATCCCACTACAGGAGTACGTAGTGGAATAAACTTCGAAGTTTCTGGTCTTGGCGGCACATATCATTTTACAAAACTTTCAGTAAACAGCTCGATATATCGAAAACTAACAAGAAAAGGCGTTTTAAAAATCAAAGGAGAAGCTCAATTCCTTAAACCATTTGGTAATACAACTATAGAGGGTATTCCCATTAGCGAGCGCTTCTTCTTGGGTGGAGAAACTACTGTTCGTGGATATAAGCCATTTATTATTGGTCCCAAATTCTCTCCTACGGAACCTCAGGGCGGTCTATCCTCTCTTCTACTTACTGAAGAGTTTCAGTACCCTTTAATCAATCAGCCTAGTGTCAGTGCTTTTGTCTTCCTAGATGCGGGATTCATTGGACTTAAAGAATACACTATCCGCTTAAAAGATCTTTGCAGTAGCGCAGGATTCGGCTTACGTTTTGATGTAATGAACAACGTCCCCGTTATGTTAGGATTTGGCTGGCCATTCCGTCCCACAGAAATGTTTGACGGTGAAAAGATCGATGTTTCTCAACGATTCTTCTTTGCCTTAGGAGGTGTCTTCTAG
- a CDS encoding cyclic nucleotide-binding domain-containing protein: MNLIDRAFLIKKNPIFNSLDMDVLLAISDKTEVMIFKPGTKIFSKDEPSFSLYIIVEGYVKITDNNSSLSVTISSQECFGEESLFSNKHREYNAEAITQVRTLILSKGQFLSIVEECPSVALSLLELYAKQISFRYPVS; the protein is encoded by the coding sequence ATGAATCTAATAGACCGCGCTTTCCTTATAAAGAAAAATCCTATTTTCAACTCTTTAGATATGGATGTTCTCCTGGCTATTTCAGATAAAACTGAAGTTATGATTTTCAAGCCTGGGACAAAAATATTTTCTAAGGATGAACCAAGCTTTAGCCTATATATTATAGTAGAAGGCTATGTCAAAATTACGGATAATAATTCTTCCCTATCCGTTACAATTTCATCACAAGAATGTTTTGGAGAAGAAAGCTTATTCAGCAATAAGCATCGAGAATATAACGCTGAGGCTATAACCCAAGTTCGAACTTTAATTTTAAGTAAGGGACAATTTCTTAGTATTGTTGAAGAGTGTCCTTCTGTAGCTCTGTCTCTTTTAGAACTCTACGCAAAGCAGATTAGTTTCAGATACCCTGTATCTTAA
- the recR gene encoding recombination mediator RecR: MLKYPDYLSKLISFLRKLPGIGFKTAEKLAFELLDWEQDQLEALGKAFSELSIARSHCPCCFCLKNFPESQCEFCQNNRDTSTLCIVASPKDIFSLERSQVFKGHYYVLGTLLSPLTGKHIEEERMRLLKQRIEFLNPKEIILALDATLEGDATALFLKQELAYSLASISRLALGLPIGLSFDYIDSGTLARAFSGRNPY, encoded by the coding sequence ATGTTAAAGTATCCAGATTATCTATCCAAATTAATCTCTTTTCTTAGGAAACTTCCAGGAATAGGATTTAAAACAGCCGAAAAGTTGGCTTTTGAACTTTTAGACTGGGAGCAAGATCAATTAGAAGCATTGGGTAAAGCCTTTTCTGAATTATCTATAGCACGTAGTCACTGTCCCTGTTGTTTTTGCTTAAAAAATTTTCCAGAAAGTCAGTGCGAATTTTGTCAAAACAACCGCGACACTTCCACATTATGTATCGTAGCCAGTCCTAAAGACATTTTTTCTTTAGAACGTTCTCAAGTTTTTAAAGGTCATTACTATGTCCTGGGGACATTGCTATCACCTTTAACAGGAAAACATATTGAAGAAGAAAGAATGCGGTTATTAAAACAACGCATAGAATTTTTAAACCCCAAAGAAATAATTCTAGCTCTGGATGCCACTTTGGAAGGAGATGCCACTGCTCTTTTTTTAAAACAAGAGTTAGCCTATTCCCTAGCTTCTATTTCACGTTTGGCTTTAGGTTTGCCAATAGGATTGTCTTTTGATTATATAGACTCTGGAACTCTTGCTAGAGCATTTTCTGGAAGAAATCCATATTAA
- a CDS encoding beta-ketoacyl-ACP synthase III has translation MKKTRKASIWATGSYLPEKILSNSDLEQMVDTSDEWIVTRTGIKERRIAAADEYTSIMGAKAAEKAIEKAGLTKDQIECIIFSTSAPDHIFPSSAALAQAYLGIKEIPAFDCMAACTGYLYGLSVAKAYVESGMYNNVLLIAADKLSSFVNYQDRNTCVLFGDGGAACVVGESRPGALEITNVNLGADGSVSDLLSLPAGGSRLPASLETLEAGKHFISMEGKEVFKHAVRRMESAAKACISDAGIAEEDIDWLVPHQANERIIDAIAKRFEIDEAKVFKTLSKYGNTAASSVCIALDELLQSHVINSGEYLLIVAFGGGLSWGAVVLQQVEG, from the coding sequence GTGAAAAAAACAAGAAAAGCATCTATTTGGGCCACGGGTTCTTATTTACCTGAAAAAATCCTGTCTAATTCTGACCTAGAACAGATGGTTGACACTTCTGATGAATGGATAGTAACAAGAACCGGAATTAAAGAAAGGCGTATTGCTGCTGCTGATGAGTATACCTCTATTATGGGAGCGAAAGCAGCTGAAAAGGCCATAGAAAAAGCAGGTCTAACTAAAGACCAAATAGAATGTATTATTTTTTCTACCTCGGCTCCCGATCATATTTTCCCTTCAAGCGCAGCTTTGGCTCAAGCTTATTTGGGAATAAAAGAAATCCCAGCATTTGATTGCATGGCTGCTTGCACGGGTTATTTATATGGTTTGTCAGTGGCTAAGGCTTATGTAGAATCTGGAATGTACAATAATGTATTGCTGATTGCAGCAGATAAGCTTTCTTCTTTTGTAAACTATCAGGATAGAAATACATGTGTTCTTTTTGGTGACGGAGGCGCAGCCTGTGTTGTTGGAGAGAGTCGTCCTGGAGCTTTAGAAATCACTAATGTGAATTTAGGAGCTGATGGCAGTGTATCGGATTTATTGAGTCTTCCTGCCGGAGGCAGTCGTCTTCCTGCTTCTTTAGAGACTCTAGAGGCTGGGAAGCATTTTATTTCTATGGAAGGTAAAGAAGTGTTTAAGCATGCAGTAAGACGCATGGAGTCTGCTGCTAAAGCATGTATTTCTGATGCTGGGATAGCAGAAGAAGATATAGATTGGTTAGTTCCTCACCAGGCTAATGAAAGAATTATTGACGCAATAGCTAAGCGTTTCGAAATCGATGAGGCTAAAGTATTTAAAACTTTATCAAAGTATGGAAATACGGCGGCTTCTTCTGTGTGCATCGCCCTAGATGAATTATTACAATCACATGTAATTAATTCTGGAGAATATTTACTTATAGTTGCGTTTGGAGGTGGATTATCTTGGGGAGCAGTTGTTTTACAACAGGTAGAAGGTTAG
- the fabG gene encoding 3-oxoacyl-ACP reductase FabG, which yields MNAVLFGKKAIVTGGSRGIGFAIAKLFVEQGADVEIWGINAEGGKQAAEELSKLGRSATFAKVDVGDNHSVKDAVQNFISVHGNIDILVNNAGITRDNLLMRMSEEEWSSVINTNLNSLYYVCSSVIRSMIKARSGSIINISSVVGLMGSPGQTNYAAAKAGIIGFSRALAKEVAARNIRVNCIAPGCIDTDMTKVLNDNLKTEWLKNVPMGRMGLPEEIANVALFLASPLSSYITSQVLSVDGGMTH from the coding sequence ATGAATGCTGTGTTGTTTGGGAAAAAAGCGATCGTTACGGGAGGATCTAGAGGCATAGGATTTGCCATAGCTAAGCTTTTTGTTGAGCAAGGTGCTGATGTTGAAATATGGGGGATAAATGCTGAAGGAGGCAAGCAGGCTGCTGAAGAGCTATCCAAATTAGGAAGATCTGCGACTTTTGCTAAGGTTGATGTTGGTGATAATCATTCTGTAAAAGATGCTGTTCAGAATTTTATTTCTGTACATGGTAATATTGATATTTTAGTAAATAATGCTGGGATTACTCGTGACAATCTTTTAATGCGTATGTCTGAAGAAGAGTGGTCCTCTGTTATTAATACTAATTTAAATTCCCTATACTATGTCTGTTCAAGTGTGATTCGTTCTATGATTAAGGCTCGTTCGGGGTCCATAATTAACATTAGTTCTGTTGTTGGTTTAATGGGAAGTCCTGGGCAAACGAACTACGCAGCTGCAAAAGCGGGTATTATAGGGTTTAGTAGAGCTTTAGCAAAGGAAGTGGCAGCTAGAAATATTCGAGTGAACTGTATAGCCCCAGGATGTATTGATACCGATATGACCAAGGTGTTAAATGATAATTTAAAAACTGAGTGGTTAAAGAATGTTCCTATGGGAAGGATGGGGTTACCTGAAGAAATTGCTAATGTTGCGCTATTTTTGGCTTCTCCCTTATCTTCTTATATAACTTCTCAAGTATTGAGTGTTGATGGGGGTATGACTCACTAA
- a CDS encoding OmpH family outer membrane protein — MKKSLRPVFLAFLTLAGTQQAFADDDHLKGGLGVVSLKRCLEESAFGKKETEELENMKEQFSKNSEKMEEELSALYNKLQDEDYMESLSTSASDELRKKFENLSSEYNALQSQYYQMLNQSNMKRVQKLIKEVKKASNIVREQTGLAAVLNDEVVLSIDSSADITNEIIKILDESFKNN, encoded by the coding sequence ATGAAAAAATCATTACGCCCTGTCTTTCTAGCTTTTTTAACTTTAGCGGGTACGCAGCAAGCTTTTGCAGATGACGACCATCTTAAGGGTGGTTTAGGTGTTGTTAGCTTAAAACGCTGCTTAGAAGAATCTGCTTTTGGGAAAAAAGAAACAGAAGAACTCGAAAACATGAAAGAACAGTTCTCAAAAAATTCCGAAAAAATGGAAGAAGAACTGTCAGCACTTTATAATAAGCTACAAGACGAAGATTACATGGAGAGTCTCTCCACTTCAGCTTCAGATGAACTAAGAAAGAAATTCGAAAATCTTTCTTCAGAATATAATGCTTTGCAGTCTCAATATTATCAGATGTTGAATCAAAGCAATATGAAAAGAGTTCAAAAGCTCATAAAAGAAGTAAAAAAAGCTTCTAATATAGTACGAGAACAAACAGGTTTAGCAGCAGTCTTGAATGATGAAGTGGTTCTCTCTATTGATTCTAGCGCTGATATAACTAATGAAATTATCAAAATTCTTGATGAATCTTTCAAAAATAATTAA
- the lpxD gene encoding UDP-3-O-(3-hydroxymyristoyl)glucosamine N-acyltransferase yields the protein MPQELVYTLQQLADLLKVEVQGNTETPISGVEEISEAQSHHVTFLDNEKYSRFIKNTEAGAIILSKAQAQKYGHLNKNFLIVSEFPSIAFQKCIELFIPPIDSGFPGIHPTAVIHPTAHIGKDVFLEPYAVICQHAQIGDSSHIGAGSVIGAFSTLGEHCYVHPKVVIRERVVIGKRVIVQPGAIIGACGFGYITNAFGRHKHLKHLGQVIIEDDVEIGANTTIDRGRFKNSVIREGTKIDNQVQIAHHVEVGKHSMIVAQAGIAGSTKIGNHVIIGGQTGITGHISITDHVIMMAQTGVTKSISSPGIYGGAPARPYQEIHRQVAKIRGLPKLEERLGMLEEKVKGLSAQSEEAQITP from the coding sequence ATGCCTCAAGAACTGGTCTATACTCTTCAACAGTTAGCAGACTTATTAAAAGTTGAAGTTCAAGGAAATACAGAAACTCCTATTTCTGGAGTTGAAGAAATAAGTGAGGCTCAATCTCATCACGTCACTTTTCTGGATAACGAAAAGTATTCGCGTTTTATAAAAAATACCGAAGCTGGAGCGATTATTCTATCAAAAGCTCAGGCTCAAAAGTACGGTCATTTAAATAAGAACTTTCTTATAGTTTCTGAGTTCCCTTCAATAGCTTTTCAAAAATGTATAGAGTTATTTATTCCTCCCATTGATTCAGGATTCCCGGGAATTCATCCTACAGCAGTTATTCATCCCACAGCACATATTGGCAAAGATGTTTTTCTTGAACCCTATGCTGTAATATGCCAACACGCGCAAATTGGAGATTCTTCTCATATTGGAGCAGGAAGTGTTATAGGCGCTTTTTCAACTCTTGGGGAACATTGCTATGTTCATCCTAAAGTAGTAATTCGCGAACGTGTGGTAATAGGTAAGCGTGTTATCGTTCAACCCGGAGCTATTATCGGCGCTTGTGGTTTTGGTTATATCACCAATGCTTTTGGGCGTCATAAACATCTCAAACATCTAGGCCAGGTAATCATTGAAGACGATGTCGAGATTGGAGCAAACACTACGATAGATAGGGGCCGCTTCAAGAATAGTGTTATACGTGAGGGCACTAAAATCGACAACCAAGTTCAAATAGCTCATCATGTGGAGGTTGGAAAACACAGCATGATTGTTGCTCAAGCAGGAATCGCTGGTTCTACGAAAATCGGAAACCACGTAATTATTGGAGGTCAAACAGGAATTACGGGTCATATTTCAATAACAGATCACGTAATCATGATGGCTCAAACAGGGGTTACAAAATCGATTAGTTCTCCAGGAATCTATGGAGGAGCTCCTGCTCGTCCTTATCAAGAGATTCATCGTCAAGTTGCGAAAATCCGCGGCCTACCTAAATTAGAAGAACGTTTGGGAATGCTAGAAGAAAAAGTTAAGGGATTATCTGCACAATCCGAAGAAGCTCAAATAACCCCTTAA
- the fabD gene encoding ACP S-malonyltransferase, producing MKKKIGFLFPGQGSQYVGMGKDLVESYPEAAEVFALADETLNFSLSSIMFEGPEEKLLETAYSQLAIYLHSLAIVKILVSRTSITPAAVSGLSLGEYTALVASGRISPIDGFNIISKRAQFMNQACQQSPGAMAAILGLTADIVEQNLESLGEGIWIANYNAPKQLVIAGLREKIEEAVKLFTDLGAKRAILLKVFGAFHTPLMQVAENELASYLYNLDMHDSEVPFVSNVVADFLINNDEIRQCLVKQMTSPTLWYQSCSKMDLEVDEFLEIGPGKVLAGLNRSIGLTKPIKSLGTVESINNFLTEL from the coding sequence ATGAAGAAAAAAATAGGGTTCTTATTTCCTGGCCAAGGTAGTCAATATGTTGGTATGGGTAAAGATTTAGTTGAGAGTTATCCTGAGGCTGCAGAGGTGTTTGCTTTGGCGGATGAAACATTAAATTTTTCCCTGTCTTCTATTATGTTTGAAGGACCGGAAGAGAAACTTCTTGAAACAGCATACAGTCAATTAGCTATATATTTACATAGTTTAGCTATAGTGAAGATTCTAGTCTCAAGAACTTCTATAACCCCTGCAGCAGTTTCTGGATTAAGCTTAGGGGAATATACGGCTTTGGTTGCTTCTGGTCGTATTTCTCCGATTGATGGTTTTAATATTATTAGTAAACGCGCTCAGTTTATGAATCAGGCTTGTCAACAAAGTCCCGGAGCGATGGCTGCGATTCTTGGATTAACAGCCGATATTGTTGAACAGAATCTAGAAAGTTTAGGGGAGGGGATTTGGATTGCTAATTACAATGCTCCTAAACAACTTGTTATTGCTGGTTTGAGAGAAAAAATAGAAGAAGCTGTTAAATTATTTACAGATTTAGGAGCGAAAAGAGCGATTTTATTAAAAGTATTTGGAGCCTTTCACACGCCATTAATGCAGGTGGCAGAAAATGAATTGGCTTCTTATTTATATAATTTGGACATGCATGATTCAGAAGTCCCGTTTGTCTCTAATGTCGTGGCAGATTTTTTAATAAATAATGATGAAATTCGTCAGTGTTTAGTGAAGCAGATGACCTCTCCTACCTTATGGTATCAAAGTTGTTCTAAGATGGATTTAGAAGTTGATGAATTTTTAGAAATAGGCCCGGGAAAGGTTCTTGCGGGATTAAATCGTTCCATAGGGTTAACTAAACCTATTAAGAGTTTAGGGACAGTAGAAAGCATCAATAATTTTTTGACGGAGCTATAG
- the acpP gene encoding acyl carrier protein encodes MSLEDDVKLIIVDQLGVDASEVNENSSFIEDLNADSLDLTELIMTLEEKFDFEISEQDAEKLRTVGDVITYIKTRQGE; translated from the coding sequence ATGAGTTTAGAAGATGATGTAAAGTTAATTATAGTTGATCAGCTTGGCGTAGATGCAAGTGAAGTAAATGAGAATTCTTCATTTATCGAAGACCTTAATGCTGATAGTTTAGACCTAACAGAGTTGATAATGACTTTGGAAGAAAAGTTTGACTTTGAAATTTCAGAACAAGATGCGGAGAAGTTACGTACTGTAGGCGACGTTATCACATATATTAAAACACGTCAGGGTGAGTAG